From Tiliqua scincoides isolate rTilSci1 chromosome 2, rTilSci1.hap2, whole genome shotgun sequence, the proteins below share one genomic window:
- the LOC136640472 gene encoding major histocompatibility complex class I-related gene protein-like, whose protein sequence is MGSGARWVACLLLGASLLRRGCSGTSFNHTLAYLMTGVLEPAQGLPAFSIVGYVDDQCIELYDSDGRRLQPRAAWMEKAGEEDLQYWDRRTRASQDSEMRFLQQMVILRDLYNQSGGLHTLQLVLSCQLSAAGHRTGFVGYGFDGRDFLTLDKETLTWVAAEAKDQAAKEQWDSDFALKQNSKFFVEETCIEWLQQYLRYGKEVLLRRERPVVKVTLKDSQEGLETLLCQAHGFYPKAIDITWRKDEEVRKGDMFHGAVSPNADGTYYTWFSIEIDPKERSHYRCHVEHEGLQEPLDAAVEVSASVPVWFIVGGLLGALVLLMTAIAIYARVGKGYFWSLLSTEPPAIYPNSLDADPSCSPASFQGAKPEPADQGSTL, encoded by the exons gcaCCTCCTTCAACCACACACTGGCGTATCTAATGACAGGGGTTTTGGAGCCAGCCCAGGGGCTGCCTGCATTCAGCATTGTGGGCTATGTGGATGACCAGTGCATTGAGCTCTACGACAGTGATGGGAGGAGGCTCCAGCCTCGAGCTGCCTGGATGGAGAAAGCGGGCGAGGAGGACCTGCAGTACTGGGACCGGCGTACACGGGCTTCACAGGACTCAGAAATGCGTTTCCTTCAGCAGATGGTGATTCTGAGAGATCTCTACAACCAGAGTGGAG GCCTTCACACTTTGCAACTTGTGCTCAGCTGTCAGCTGAGTGCAGCTGGGCACAGAACAGGGTTTGTCGGGTATGGCTTTGACGGGAGGGACTTCCTCACCCTTGACAAGGAGACTCTCACCTGGGTGGCAGCTGAGGCCAAGGACCAAGCAGCCAAGGAGCAGTGGGATTCTGACTTTGCACTGAAACAGAACAGCAAATTCTTCGTGGAAGAGACCTGCATTGAATGGCTGCAGCAATACCTGCGCTATGGGAAGGAGGTCCTGTTGAGGAGAG AGCGCCCAGTGGTGAAGGTGACCCTCAAGGACAGCCAAGAGGGCCTGGAGACCCTCCTCTGCCAGGCTCACGGCTTCTACCCCAAAGCGATAGACATcacctggaggaaggatgaggaggtcaggaagggggacaTGTTCCATGGGGCTGTCAGCCCCAATGCGGATGGAACCTACTATACTTGGTTCAGCATCGAGATTGACCCCAAGGAGAGGAGCCACTACCGGTGCCATGTGGAACACGAAGGGCTTCAGGAACCTCTGGATGCGGCCGTGGAGGTGTCTG CCTCGGTGCCCGTTTGGTTCATTGTGGGAGGCCTCTTGGGGGCCCTGGTTCTGCTCATGACTGCGATTGCCATATATGCCA GAGTGGGCAAGGGATACTTCTGGTCTCTTCTCTCAACGGAGCCTCCTGCAATCTACCCTAATTCCTTGGATGCTGATCCCAGCTGTTCTCCAGCATCATTCCAGGGAGCAAAACCAGAGCCAGCAGATCAAGGATCAACACTGTGA